The following proteins are encoded in a genomic region of Sorangiineae bacterium MSr12523:
- a CDS encoding PEGA domain-containing protein has translation MNTKMLGRGLITITAIAALSVAPVKVAFAQDATAASQEEATPANKLESARLHYERGVELFNEEAYEAALVEFQRAYTLSPSYKVLYNMGKLHKALKDFAAAQRDFTRYLEEGKSEIAASRRAEVQKELTLLEARVARVEVSSPTKGADVSVDDVVVGKTPLTYSIVVNPGRRKITVSKEGYAPASKVVEVVGSDSMAVELRPVNLSVSAPDQGPEKDYAPRNRAIVSWAATGALAAGAGVFAYLASQKSSDLDDLKGQTQQNRNAIDDAHSAMRRDAVIADILGGAAIVGAGLSIYFTVKAVQADSEPESSKTPAAGTVRLKTGLGSVHLVGTF, from the coding sequence ATGAATACAAAGATGCTCGGGCGGGGTTTGATCACCATCACTGCAATTGCCGCTCTCTCCGTTGCACCGGTGAAAGTCGCCTTTGCGCAAGATGCGACCGCTGCGTCCCAGGAGGAGGCCACACCGGCGAACAAGCTCGAGTCCGCGCGGCTGCATTACGAGCGCGGGGTCGAGCTGTTCAACGAAGAAGCCTACGAGGCCGCGCTGGTCGAGTTTCAACGCGCCTATACGCTCTCCCCCTCGTACAAAGTGCTCTACAACATGGGCAAATTGCACAAGGCCCTCAAAGACTTCGCCGCCGCCCAGCGCGATTTCACGCGCTACCTCGAGGAGGGTAAGTCGGAAATCGCGGCCAGCCGGCGGGCGGAGGTGCAGAAAGAACTCACGTTGCTCGAGGCGCGCGTGGCGCGGGTCGAAGTATCGAGCCCCACGAAGGGCGCCGATGTTTCCGTCGACGACGTGGTCGTGGGCAAGACGCCCCTCACCTACTCCATCGTGGTCAACCCCGGCCGCCGCAAGATCACCGTCTCCAAAGAGGGATACGCGCCCGCGAGCAAGGTCGTGGAGGTCGTCGGCTCCGATTCGATGGCCGTCGAACTTCGGCCTGTCAACTTGAGCGTCTCCGCGCCGGATCAGGGACCCGAAAAGGACTACGCCCCGCGCAACCGCGCGATTGTCAGCTGGGCGGCCACGGGAGCCCTTGCCGCGGGTGCAGGCGTGTTCGCCTACCTCGCCTCGCAGAAGTCGAGCGATCTGGACGATCTCAAAGGCCAGACCCAGCAAAATCGCAATGCCATCGACGATGCGCATAGTGCCATGCGGCGCGATGCCGTGATTGCCGACATCCTCGGCGGCGCAGCCATCGTGGGCGCGGGATTGTCGATCTACTTCACGGTGAAAGCCGTCCAAGCCGACTCCGAGCCCGAGAGCTCCAAGACGCCGGCCGCAGGCACCGTTCGACTGAAGACGGGGCTCGGGTCCGTACACCTCGTGGGCACGTTCTAA
- a CDS encoding sigma 54-interacting transcriptional regulator, translating into MPSIPPPPPQTLVHSLASLQAPPRERSIVTWRDSSGEHTAQLQDRTLVGSAAESAIVIADPTVSRLHAEFHFDERGLWVRDLGSRNGTFVENVMVREARLETGSTIRMGGTTLKLGSEMTTDGAAPLWPAHRFGPLVGGSVAMRQLFACLAKFAATDLAVMIQGETGTGKELVARAIHDASPRKEGPFVIVDCAAIPDALFESELFGHVKGAFTSAVATREGAFEAADGGTVFLDEIGELPIAMQPKLLRVLESRMVRPVGSSEHRRVDVRIVAATHRDLRTMVNAGAFREDLYFRLAGVPILVPPLRERPEDIPLLVEHILGRAPSAELLAATLDRPWLGNVRELRNFIERARAVGAQQALQMAGHHGTGTASPSATMRAAAPISSNTTAAINPASLKAISFQQSFREFRDQWLEVGEREYLSRVLAQHSRSIAAAARQAGLDRTYMHRLVRKHLL; encoded by the coding sequence ATGCCGTCGATTCCTCCTCCTCCGCCCCAGACGCTGGTGCACTCGCTCGCAAGCCTTCAAGCACCGCCGCGAGAGCGGTCCATCGTGACGTGGCGCGATTCTTCGGGCGAGCATACGGCACAGCTTCAAGACCGCACCTTGGTGGGGTCGGCCGCGGAATCGGCGATTGTGATTGCCGATCCCACGGTCTCACGCCTCCATGCCGAGTTTCATTTCGACGAGCGCGGGCTGTGGGTGCGCGATCTCGGAAGCCGCAACGGGACGTTCGTCGAAAACGTGATGGTGCGGGAAGCTCGCCTGGAAACGGGGTCGACGATCCGCATGGGCGGAACCACGCTCAAACTCGGTTCCGAGATGACGACGGATGGTGCCGCGCCGCTCTGGCCTGCGCATCGGTTTGGGCCGTTGGTCGGTGGCAGCGTGGCGATGCGGCAGCTCTTCGCGTGCCTCGCGAAGTTCGCGGCCACGGATCTCGCCGTGATGATCCAAGGTGAGACGGGGACGGGCAAAGAGCTCGTTGCGCGGGCGATTCACGATGCCTCGCCTCGAAAAGAGGGGCCGTTCGTCATCGTGGATTGCGCGGCGATCCCAGATGCCCTTTTCGAGAGCGAGCTTTTCGGCCACGTGAAAGGCGCGTTCACCAGCGCGGTGGCCACGAGGGAAGGGGCCTTCGAGGCCGCCGATGGTGGCACCGTCTTTCTCGACGAGATCGGCGAGCTCCCCATCGCGATGCAGCCGAAGCTCTTGCGCGTTCTCGAATCGCGCATGGTGCGTCCCGTCGGATCGAGCGAACATCGTCGGGTCGACGTGAGAATCGTGGCCGCGACCCACCGCGATCTGCGAACCATGGTCAATGCGGGGGCCTTTCGCGAGGATCTCTATTTCCGATTGGCGGGGGTGCCGATTCTCGTTCCGCCCCTCCGCGAACGGCCGGAGGACATCCCGCTTCTGGTCGAGCACATCCTGGGGCGTGCCCCCTCGGCGGAACTCCTTGCGGCCACGCTCGATCGGCCGTGGCTCGGCAACGTGCGCGAGCTGCGCAATTTCATCGAGCGGGCTCGTGCCGTGGGCGCGCAGCAGGCTCTCCAGATGGCAGGGCACCACGGCACGGGCACGGCATCACCGTCCGCCACGATGCGTGCCGCAGCGCCGATCAGCTCGAATACGACGGCCGCGATCAATCCGGCATCGCTCAAAGCGATATCGTTTCAGCAGTCGTTTCGCGAATTCCGTGATCAATGGCTGGAGGTGGGGGAACGCGAATACCTCTCGCGCGTGCTGGCGCAGCACTCGCGAAGCATCGCCGCGGCGGCACGCCAGGCCGGGCTCGATCGCACGTACATGCACCGGCTGGTGCGCAAGCACCTGCTCTGA
- a CDS encoding AAA family ATPase: protein MGLHALFGRARELTDLQTALRRALAGQGSVFLLSGEAGIGKTRLAEESARLARDGGASVIWGRAWEVEGAPPCWPWVQVLQACLEMAEGAAFATNHARGTDLAPLLGAAGAGAVDAHEPSLDPLRVGSAIVALLDRLGRDRPLLLVFDDLHAADVASLELLLAVARELRRLPVLLVGTYRELEARRIPKVSALLNHIAREGTLRPLGRLDPASVTQILTEVLGDEPASDLAAAVFAATEGNPLFVDALGQLLASRGRVSLQDGFILPDSIRETVHEMLRRLSDESRRILDAAAVLGREFSVVTLQLVCGQPAEDVLTAVSEGLAAGVLGGETKPVRPVRFAHVLIRETLYQDLSPTERMGLHASAAQALERMHGADLDAHLAELAHHKFEGAPLGSWLDAADFAIKAGHHAMNLCAFDDAARHFERALTALEHGQSRDDAQRADLLWRLGIARIRVGQAQVGRELCERAAVLAEQAMQPRIYARAALAYGFESQRGRVDPRMVELLETALQLNPEKDALHAQIMARLATAMTPTLHRERPLRLAREAMSVARLLGDRRALLTVLATARGTFGAPDELTELVPIDREIATLAAEFGDKPLEFHAHHRLAFAAMYLGDRDTGELEIAIQQRLANETRVPQHQLQAAGIRLLWAIACDNAPDIVTAEADLRELGERLGDPLALALIEANRFVCAERQADAAGEAAAMRGLQALEAAHPSFASWSLLGVPVMGWWRMFRDKASMDDPRLREEHRIWLEQLTPERTKVMLGPFTAFMAPRFIRLRDRDGMGALYRTLLPFELWMTGAPGLWAVLGPVSHVLGALAAALDRTDRAGAHFEQAISFCKRARFPAFEAHARAALAALSSSRPRFQESALARVGTFVHGYRIERILGTGGMGTVYAASHHDGRRVAIKFLHERLRDDESALHLFHREATLANDVGHPGAVPVLAHDTDEGGHPFLIMPLLEGETVRARWERANKRLPAGEVAVIMSAALEVLAHAHTAGIVHRDIKPENLFITSSGEIRVLDFGIARRLDGDGSITMTGQVIGSPAFMPPEQALGRREAIGPHSDCWAAGATIFTLLSGEFVHPADNAQAQLAAAATRPARSLGPVMPYLPVAIVAFVDKAVAFDATERWPSAREMRAALHAAFGDALGCPVDALAERFRTEPTVEWSNLTTMRGPS from the coding sequence ATGGGACTTCACGCGCTCTTTGGCCGCGCCCGCGAACTGACCGACCTGCAGACGGCACTCCGTCGTGCACTCGCCGGGCAGGGCAGTGTTTTCCTTCTTTCGGGTGAAGCCGGCATCGGCAAAACGCGGCTGGCCGAAGAGAGCGCTCGCCTGGCACGCGATGGTGGTGCCAGCGTCATCTGGGGGCGCGCCTGGGAGGTCGAAGGCGCTCCGCCGTGTTGGCCATGGGTGCAAGTGCTGCAGGCGTGCCTCGAAATGGCCGAAGGGGCAGCCTTCGCGACGAACCACGCCCGCGGCACCGATCTCGCACCGCTTTTGGGCGCGGCTGGGGCGGGTGCGGTGGATGCACACGAGCCCTCGCTGGACCCGCTGCGCGTGGGGTCAGCCATCGTCGCATTGCTCGATCGGCTGGGTCGCGATCGGCCGTTGCTTCTCGTGTTCGACGATTTGCACGCCGCCGACGTCGCCTCCCTTGAGCTGCTCTTGGCGGTCGCTCGGGAGCTGCGACGGCTTCCCGTATTGCTTGTTGGCACGTACCGTGAGCTCGAAGCGCGGCGCATCCCCAAAGTATCCGCGCTCCTGAACCATATCGCGCGCGAGGGGACCCTTCGCCCCTTGGGACGCCTCGACCCTGCCAGCGTCACGCAAATTCTGACCGAGGTGCTCGGTGACGAGCCGGCCTCCGATCTCGCCGCAGCGGTGTTTGCTGCGACCGAGGGCAACCCGCTTTTCGTCGATGCCTTGGGCCAACTTCTCGCATCGCGCGGACGAGTTTCACTGCAAGACGGCTTTATTTTGCCCGACAGCATCCGCGAGACCGTCCACGAGATGCTGCGGCGTCTCTCGGACGAGAGCCGGCGCATCCTCGATGCGGCCGCGGTGCTGGGCCGCGAGTTCTCCGTGGTCACGTTGCAGCTCGTGTGCGGGCAGCCGGCCGAGGACGTACTCACGGCCGTGAGCGAAGGGCTCGCGGCCGGTGTGCTGGGGGGTGAGACGAAACCGGTCCGCCCCGTGCGGTTTGCGCACGTGCTCATCCGCGAAACGCTGTACCAGGACCTCTCGCCCACGGAGCGTATGGGGTTGCACGCCAGCGCCGCGCAAGCCCTGGAGAGAATGCATGGGGCCGATCTCGATGCGCACCTCGCCGAGCTCGCGCATCACAAATTCGAAGGCGCGCCACTTGGCTCGTGGCTCGATGCGGCGGATTTTGCGATCAAGGCGGGACACCATGCGATGAACCTCTGCGCCTTCGACGACGCGGCCCGGCACTTCGAGCGTGCGTTGACGGCACTGGAGCACGGCCAAAGTCGCGACGATGCGCAGCGCGCGGATCTGCTCTGGCGGCTCGGTATCGCGCGCATTCGCGTGGGCCAGGCGCAGGTGGGAAGGGAGCTTTGCGAGCGCGCCGCGGTCCTTGCCGAGCAGGCGATGCAGCCTCGCATCTACGCGAGAGCCGCCTTGGCCTACGGCTTCGAGAGCCAGCGGGGTCGCGTCGATCCTCGCATGGTCGAGTTGCTCGAAACGGCGCTGCAGCTCAATCCCGAGAAGGACGCGCTCCACGCGCAGATCATGGCGCGGCTCGCGACGGCGATGACCCCAACCTTGCATCGCGAGAGGCCGTTGAGACTCGCCCGCGAGGCAATGTCCGTGGCTCGCTTACTGGGAGATAGGCGCGCGTTGCTCACGGTGCTCGCCACGGCGCGCGGTACGTTCGGTGCGCCTGACGAGCTGACCGAGCTCGTGCCCATCGATCGAGAAATCGCAACTCTCGCAGCTGAGTTCGGGGATAAGCCTCTGGAGTTTCACGCGCACCACCGATTGGCCTTCGCCGCGATGTACCTAGGCGATCGGGATACAGGGGAACTCGAGATTGCAATACAACAGCGGCTTGCCAACGAGACTCGCGTCCCGCAGCACCAACTGCAAGCCGCCGGCATCCGCCTTCTCTGGGCAATCGCCTGCGACAATGCGCCCGACATCGTGACGGCCGAGGCCGATCTGCGCGAGCTTGGCGAACGTCTTGGGGATCCGTTGGCGCTTGCCTTGATCGAAGCCAATCGGTTCGTTTGCGCCGAGCGTCAAGCCGACGCGGCCGGCGAGGCCGCGGCCATGAGAGGGCTGCAGGCCTTGGAAGCAGCGCACCCATCGTTTGCCTCGTGGAGTCTGCTGGGAGTGCCCGTGATGGGGTGGTGGCGCATGTTCCGCGATAAGGCGTCGATGGACGACCCGCGTTTGCGCGAGGAGCACCGCATCTGGCTCGAGCAACTGACCCCCGAGCGCACCAAGGTGATGCTCGGCCCTTTCACCGCTTTTATGGCTCCTAGGTTCATCCGTCTTCGCGATCGAGATGGGATGGGGGCGCTTTACCGGACGCTGCTTCCCTTCGAGCTGTGGATGACGGGAGCTCCCGGGCTGTGGGCGGTCCTCGGACCGGTCTCCCACGTGTTGGGCGCTCTGGCGGCCGCCCTCGATCGAACCGACCGCGCCGGCGCTCATTTCGAGCAAGCCATCAGCTTCTGCAAACGCGCGCGCTTCCCCGCATTCGAGGCGCATGCGCGCGCGGCGCTTGCGGCGCTCTCGTCCTCACGTCCTCGCTTTCAGGAGAGCGCGTTGGCACGCGTCGGGACGTTCGTGCACGGCTATCGCATCGAGCGCATCCTCGGCACCGGCGGAATGGGCACGGTCTACGCCGCATCGCACCACGATGGCCGTCGGGTGGCCATCAAGTTTCTGCACGAGCGGCTTCGTGACGATGAAAGCGCACTCCATCTTTTTCACCGCGAGGCTACCCTCGCCAATGACGTGGGCCATCCCGGCGCGGTGCCCGTGCTCGCGCATGACACCGACGAGGGCGGTCATCCTTTCTTGATCATGCCGCTGCTCGAGGGCGAGACAGTCCGGGCCCGTTGGGAGCGCGCGAACAAGCGCCTGCCCGCAGGCGAAGTGGCTGTCATCATGAGCGCCGCGCTGGAGGTACTGGCCCATGCCCATACCGCCGGCATCGTTCATCGCGACATCAAGCCCGAAAATCTGTTCATCACATCGAGCGGCGAAATCCGCGTGCTCGACTTTGGAATCGCTCGCCGCCTCGATGGGGATGGGAGCATCACCATGACCGGCCAGGTGATTGGCTCGCCCGCCTTCATGCCCCCCGAGCAGGCGCTCGGCCGGCGCGAGGCGATTGGCCCGCACAGCGATTGCTGGGCCGCAGGTGCCACGATCTTTACGTTGCTCTCGGGGGAGTTCGTTCATCCCGCCGACAACGCTCAGGCCCAACTCGCCGCGGCCGCAACCCGTCCTGCGCGCTCGCTCGGGCCAGTGATGCCGTACTTGCCGGTCGCCATCGTGGCCTTCGTCGACAAGGCCGTCGCGTTCGACGCGACCGAGCGCTGGCCATCGGCCCGTGAAATGCGTGCGGCTCTCCACGCAGCCTTCGGGGACGCGTTGGGATGCCCCGTCGATGCGCTTGCCGAGCGCTTTCGCACGGAGCCCACCGTGGAATGGTCGAACTTGACGACGATGCGCGGCCCTTCGTAG
- a CDS encoding protein kinase, which translates to MSELTHPVTIGKYQCIYRIGQGGMGEVFLAVARGPGGFSKLNVLKRLRQDVAADDSFIEMFLNEARLAGRLNHPNIVQTKEVGVDGNAHFLVMEYLEGQTLFYILRKLRLGDVAGSARISAAIGSSFSPMPESSRPSYTGRPPDTRPSYGGPVSTREGFSRSLHMPHAAASGFTLAMHLQVISDVLAGLHYAHEARDFAGNPLNMIHRDIAPSNIFVTYEGQVKVLDFGIAKAADSSNSTRAGIFKGKVAYMAPEQFVNSGIDRRCDIFAVGATLWEAAVGTRLWRGLTDVEIFRHLAEGHIPPPSAVAPNVDPRLEAICMRALAFNRDQRYSTAEELRTDLDDLIDDMGRPTREEIGLVVSDMFTAERAQANTLIEEKLRALRKEAAAAAQVATNEGYVAVAPDPTAPASMDPVAAATAAAAVEANVTPPSGRSKRTALAVAGVLLVGGVGAAAVFMTKGTSPPTATAPTAVSSVPLTSDDAAPPEAPAPKTLSLRISATPRTAVLYVDDVRLPKNPHVGTVTPDAQSHRLRVEAPGYRSQTDFVEFSGTDPIDLHVDLIPEKTKPVWVPPRKASPSKSAPPEAPKTAEPPAPPPSAPAPPPTKPAPSAKPKPFEIDVTSPYKK; encoded by the coding sequence ATGAGCGAACTGACGCATCCCGTCACCATAGGAAAATATCAGTGCATCTATAGAATCGGCCAAGGTGGAATGGGGGAGGTTTTTCTCGCGGTTGCCCGTGGTCCGGGCGGGTTCAGTAAGCTCAACGTTCTGAAACGCTTGCGCCAGGACGTGGCGGCGGATGACAGCTTCATCGAGATGTTTCTCAACGAGGCACGGCTCGCGGGTCGCCTCAATCATCCGAACATCGTCCAGACCAAGGAAGTAGGGGTCGACGGAAACGCCCACTTCCTGGTGATGGAATACCTCGAAGGGCAGACTCTTTTCTATATTTTGCGCAAGTTGCGCCTCGGAGATGTCGCCGGAAGCGCCCGCATTTCCGCCGCAATTGGCTCATCCTTCAGCCCGATGCCGGAGAGTAGCCGGCCCTCGTACACGGGCCGACCGCCTGATACGCGGCCTTCCTATGGCGGGCCGGTCTCGACGCGTGAGGGGTTTTCGCGGTCTCTGCACATGCCGCACGCCGCGGCCTCCGGTTTCACCTTGGCGATGCACCTCCAGGTGATTTCCGACGTGCTCGCCGGCCTGCACTACGCGCACGAGGCGCGGGACTTTGCGGGCAACCCGCTCAATATGATTCACCGTGATATCGCGCCAAGTAACATTTTCGTGACCTACGAAGGTCAGGTGAAGGTTCTGGACTTCGGAATCGCGAAGGCCGCCGACTCGAGCAACTCGACCCGCGCCGGTATCTTCAAGGGCAAAGTTGCCTATATGGCGCCCGAGCAATTCGTGAACTCCGGCATCGATCGACGATGCGACATCTTCGCCGTGGGCGCGACACTTTGGGAGGCGGCCGTCGGAACGCGCCTCTGGCGAGGCCTGACCGACGTGGAGATTTTCCGGCACCTGGCCGAAGGTCACATTCCCCCGCCGAGCGCGGTCGCGCCCAACGTCGATCCGAGGCTCGAGGCCATCTGCATGCGCGCGCTCGCGTTCAACCGCGACCAGCGTTACTCCACGGCGGAGGAGCTGCGAACGGATCTCGATGATTTGATCGACGACATGGGGCGTCCCACCCGCGAGGAAATCGGCCTCGTCGTTTCGGACATGTTCACCGCCGAGCGCGCGCAGGCCAACACGTTGATCGAGGAAAAGCTCCGCGCGCTGCGCAAGGAGGCGGCGGCCGCCGCGCAGGTGGCCACCAACGAAGGCTACGTGGCGGTGGCGCCGGATCCGACGGCACCAGCCTCGATGGATCCCGTGGCCGCGGCCACGGCGGCGGCCGCGGTGGAGGCGAACGTCACGCCCCCGAGCGGCAGGTCCAAGCGCACGGCGCTCGCAGTCGCCGGGGTCTTGCTCGTGGGCGGCGTGGGTGCGGCGGCCGTGTTCATGACGAAGGGGACGTCGCCGCCGACCGCCACGGCCCCAACCGCGGTCTCCTCGGTGCCACTGACCTCGGACGATGCGGCCCCGCCGGAAGCTCCGGCCCCGAAGACCTTGAGCTTGCGCATCTCGGCAACCCCTCGCACGGCCGTCCTTTACGTGGACGACGTGCGTCTTCCGAAAAATCCTCACGTGGGGACGGTCACGCCGGATGCCCAATCCCATCGGCTTCGCGTCGAGGCCCCCGGGTATCGTTCCCAGACGGATTTCGTCGAGTTTTCCGGCACGGACCCCATTGACCTTCACGTGGACTTGATTCCGGAGAAGACGAAACCCGTGTGGGTTCCGCCGCGCAAGGCATCGCCTTCCAAATCTGCCCCGCCCGAGGCGCCGAAAACCGCCGAACCGCCGGCGCCGCCGCCGAGCGCTCCCGCGCCACCTCCGACGAAGCCGGCCCCCTCGGCAAAGCCGAAGCCCTTCGAAATTGACGTGACGTCTCCGTACAAGAAGTAA
- a CDS encoding MFS transporter, producing MARPWRTVALLATLNVVCFVDRQVIFVLFEPLKRDLGLNDASLGLLGGLGFSLVFAVAALPLGRLADVWNRKLLITLGLVAWSGMTAVSGLAQSFRQLFVMRMGVGIGEASLGPAALSIISDLFPPNRRGMAQSIFAAGMPIGAGLGLFIGAFVAARFGWRAALVTLGVLGLVLALLVLRLREPPKAADAALPTVAASGSGAALRRVFGIRPLRYLVLGMAFHALGSSGFAAWFPSLLLRYYGLNLRMAGLLTGITFATAGLIGAPLGGYLSDRLASKRADGRMLLLTLALLLCAPLALSTIFLPSTALTMACYWILVLISAMSYGPATTAVHDCVPPNDRGTAMAIHMAWLNVFGYALGPLAIGILSDRLHGLRGAMCLSPAAVLVGAALLHLGSRSIVPAGVSAAQSPTY from the coding sequence ATGGCTCGGCCGTGGAGAACCGTCGCGCTGTTGGCGACCCTCAACGTCGTCTGCTTCGTCGATCGACAGGTCATCTTCGTTCTTTTCGAGCCGTTGAAGCGGGATCTCGGACTGAACGACGCGTCGCTTGGCCTTCTGGGCGGACTCGGATTCTCGCTGGTCTTTGCGGTGGCCGCCCTTCCCTTGGGGCGTCTCGCGGACGTCTGGAACCGGAAGCTTTTGATCACGCTCGGCCTGGTGGCCTGGAGTGGAATGACGGCGGTTTCGGGCCTGGCGCAGAGCTTTCGACAGCTTTTCGTGATGCGCATGGGGGTCGGTATCGGCGAGGCTTCCCTCGGTCCTGCGGCGCTGTCCATCATCAGCGATCTCTTCCCCCCGAACCGGCGTGGAATGGCGCAGTCGATTTTCGCCGCCGGTATGCCCATCGGAGCGGGGCTGGGGCTGTTCATCGGCGCATTCGTCGCGGCCCGCTTTGGCTGGCGCGCGGCGCTCGTGACGCTGGGGGTGCTCGGGCTCGTGCTCGCGTTGCTCGTGTTGCGCTTGCGCGAACCACCGAAGGCGGCGGATGCTGCGCTCCCCACCGTCGCTGCATCCGGATCGGGAGCCGCTTTGCGGAGGGTTTTTGGCATTCGACCCCTGCGCTATCTCGTTTTGGGGATGGCGTTTCATGCGCTCGGTAGCAGCGGTTTCGCCGCGTGGTTCCCGAGCCTCCTTCTGCGCTACTACGGATTGAACCTGCGCATGGCCGGCCTGCTTACCGGCATCACCTTCGCTACGGCCGGGCTCATTGGAGCGCCATTGGGTGGGTACCTCTCCGATCGGCTTGCCAGCAAGCGCGCCGACGGCCGCATGTTGCTCCTCACGCTGGCACTGCTCCTCTGTGCGCCACTAGCGCTCTCCACGATCTTCCTGCCGTCGACCGCCCTTACGATGGCCTGCTACTGGATTCTCGTTTTGATCAGCGCGATGTCGTATGGCCCCGCGACGACGGCCGTGCATGACTGCGTGCCGCCGAACGACCGCGGAACGGCCATGGCCATCCACATGGCTTGGCTCAATGTCTTCGGCTACGCCTTGGGGCCACTGGCGATCGGGATCCTGAGCGATCGACTTCATGGACTGCGCGGTGCGATGTGCCTATCGCCAGCAGCCGTTCTTGTCGGTGCTGCACTCCTGCATCTCGGCTCACGATCCATCGTTCCTGCCGGCGTATCCGCCGCGCAAAGCCCGACGTACTAG
- a CDS encoding serine/threonine protein kinase yields MMLSPVGAPGKYELLFELGRGGMSRIYLAVIRGPAGFSKLVVVKRMHEELANDPEFRTMFHEEARLSALLNHPNIVQVNEVRQDGVHFDIEMEYLEGHSLDALMRRAASQGAVVPQALHLRILSDALTGLHYAHELRDFEGQPMHLVHRDVSPHNIFVTYDGHVKLLDFGIAKAADSAQQTRTGVLKGKCAYMAPEQLLTLPIDRRIDVYAMGVILWQVATERKLWKGMSDIEIFQRVAGGEIPRPSSIKPDVPRDLEAIVLKALARDADERYASAEELRFAINDYLNAHSGRIDERDVSQYVVSKFEKERREIRSAVESQMRKETRPSQPVVPAVPRMPIMTTTGTMELLSRDSDPPKRKAGSRAVYVLAFFGAAAVAGGGGYYYIHRLAPQETAAPVASAVPVPAVSSHEPEHEAKEPHSAAAVEYIELTISGTPSDARFSVDDVRLSSNPVRQQFVRDGKVHRIAGSAPGYATAEQYVKFAAPTGSVQLALTKSPTTAPYRPSRGSSKTAVESNNDNTPAPPPPVVNPPTAPAPPASSPPKKTGIGIDQDNPYK; encoded by the coding sequence ATGATGCTTTCGCCTGTTGGAGCTCCGGGCAAATACGAGCTTCTGTTCGAATTGGGTAGAGGCGGCATGAGCCGAATCTACTTGGCTGTGATTCGGGGTCCTGCGGGCTTTAGCAAGCTCGTGGTCGTCAAGCGGATGCACGAGGAGCTGGCGAACGATCCCGAGTTTCGCACGATGTTCCACGAGGAAGCGCGGCTCTCTGCGCTGCTCAATCACCCCAACATCGTGCAAGTGAACGAAGTCCGACAGGATGGCGTCCATTTCGACATCGAGATGGAATACCTCGAGGGCCACTCGCTGGATGCCCTCATGCGGCGCGCTGCATCGCAGGGCGCCGTGGTTCCCCAGGCTCTGCATTTGCGCATCCTGAGCGATGCGCTGACCGGTTTGCACTACGCCCACGAACTTCGCGATTTCGAGGGCCAACCGATGCACTTGGTCCACCGTGACGTTTCGCCGCACAACATTTTCGTCACCTACGACGGCCATGTGAAGCTTCTCGACTTCGGCATCGCCAAGGCGGCCGATTCCGCGCAGCAGACGCGCACTGGTGTGTTGAAGGGTAAGTGCGCCTACATGGCGCCGGAGCAACTGCTCACGCTGCCCATCGACCGCCGCATCGACGTCTACGCGATGGGCGTGATCCTCTGGCAGGTCGCCACGGAGCGAAAGCTCTGGAAGGGCATGTCCGACATCGAGATCTTCCAGCGGGTGGCCGGGGGCGAGATCCCCAGGCCCTCCAGTATCAAGCCGGACGTGCCGCGCGATCTCGAGGCGATCGTGCTGAAGGCTTTGGCGCGCGATGCCGACGAGCGCTATGCGTCGGCCGAAGAGTTGCGCTTTGCCATCAACGACTACCTCAACGCGCACTCGGGGCGGATCGACGAGCGCGATGTTTCGCAATACGTCGTGAGCAAATTCGAGAAAGAGCGGCGCGAGATTCGCTCCGCCGTCGAATCGCAGATGCGCAAGGAGACGCGCCCCTCGCAGCCGGTCGTTCCGGCGGTTCCGCGCATGCCCATCATGACCACCACGGGCACGATGGAGCTGCTTTCGCGGGATTCGGACCCACCGAAGAGAAAAGCTGGATCACGTGCCGTGTACGTCCTCGCCTTCTTCGGTGCCGCCGCGGTGGCGGGGGGTGGCGGCTATTACTACATCCATCGGCTCGCCCCGCAGGAGACGGCGGCCCCCGTGGCGTCGGCGGTGCCCGTGCCCGCGGTCTCGTCCCACGAGCCGGAGCACGAGGCCAAAGAGCCCCATTCCGCGGCCGCCGTGGAATACATCGAGCTCACGATTTCCGGGACACCCTCCGACGCCCGCTTTTCCGTGGACGATGTGCGGTTGTCGTCGAACCCCGTGCGGCAACAATTCGTTCGGGACGGAAAGGTGCATCGGATCGCGGGGTCTGCGCCGGGTTATGCCACCGCGGAGCAGTACGTGAAGTTCGCTGCGCCGACGGGCAGTGTGCAATTGGCGCTCACCAAATCGCCGACCACGGCTCCCTATCGGCCGTCCAGGGGTTCTTCCAAGACGGCGGTGGAATCGAACAACGACAACACACCGGCGCCGCCTCCTCCCGTGGTGAATCCACCGACCGCACCGGCACCACCCGCCAGTTCTCCACCCAAAAAGACGGGCATCGGTATCGATCAGGACAATCCGTATAAGTAG